A stretch of Gorilla gorilla gorilla isolate KB3781 chromosome 9, NHGRI_mGorGor1-v2.1_pri, whole genome shotgun sequence DNA encodes these proteins:
- the ANKRD42 gene encoding ankyrin repeat domain-containing protein 42 isoform X4: MPGVANSGPSTSSRETANPCSRKKVHFGSIHDAVRAGDVKQLSEIVVRGASINELDVLHKFTPLHWAAHSGSLECLHWLLWHGADITHVTTRGWTASHIAAIRGQDACVQALIMNGADLTAQDDRGCTPLHLAATHGHSFTLQIMLRSGVDPSVTDKREWRPVHYAAFHGRLGCLQLLVKWGCSIEDVDYNGNLPEPP, from the exons GTTCCAGGAAGAAGGTGCATTTTGGCAGCATACATGATGCAGTACGAGCTGGAGATGTAAAGCAGCTTTCAGAAATAGTGGTACGTGGAGCCAGCATTAATGAACTTGATGTTCTCCATAAGTTTACCCCTTTACATTGGGCAGCACATTCTGGAAGTTTGGAG TGTCTTCATTGGCTGCTCTGGCATGGAGCTGATATCACGCACGTAACAACGAGAGGTTGGACAGCATCTCACATAGCTGCAATCAGGGGTCAGGATGCTTGTGTACAG gcTCTTATAATGAATGGAGCAGATCTGACAGCCCAGGATGACCGGGGATGCACTCCTTTACATCTTGCTGCAACTCATGGACATTCTTTCACTTTACAAATAATGCTCCGAAGTGGAGTG GATCCCAGTGTGACTGATAAGAGAGAATGGAGACCTGTGCATTATGCAGCTTTTCATGGGCGGCTTGGCTGCTTGCAACTTCTTGTAAAATGGGGTTGTAGCATAGAAGATGTGGACTACAATGGAAACCTTCCAG AACCTCCTTAG
- the LOC109028877 gene encoding cyclin-dependent kinases regulatory subunit 1-like: MSHKQIHYSDKYEDEEFEYRHVMVPKDIAKLVCKTHLMSESEWRNLGVQQSQGWVYYMIHEPERHILLFRCPLPKKPKK; this comes from the coding sequence ATGTCGCACAAACAAATTCACTATTCAGACAAATACGAGGACGAGGAGTTTGAGTATCGACATGTCATGGTGCCCAAGGACATAGCCAAGCTGGTCTGTAAAACTCATTTGATGTCTGAATCTGAATGGAGGAATCTTGGCGTTCAGCAGAGTCAGGGATGGGTCTATTATATGATCCATGAACCAGAACGTCACATTTTGCTGTTCCGGTGCCCACTACCCAAGAAGCCAAAGAAATGA